The Girardinichthys multiradiatus isolate DD_20200921_A chromosome 9, DD_fGirMul_XY1, whole genome shotgun sequence genome segment aatgccatatgtcagcacaaggtccagagaatgaagaaaaaggtgggtaggtttgttaatgttttgagcaaagccaattgagtctaagatagcattaaacgctatatttaggctatcactttcaacgtcaacatgaatgttaaaatcccccactataataactttatctgtatttaacactaaatcagataaaaggtctgagaactgatctaaaaattgagagtgttggatgggtgcaaaaacttgtattgcacccatccaacagagagtaagggcctggtggacggtacaaaacaacaaacagaagtggttttagtgctttgcaatttggatgaggaaaactaaggattaaatattcaaaagagttgtagccattgattggtctgggactaatcaataaattggactgaaagatggttgctactcctcctcctcgcccagtatttcgaggaatgtgaaaattttaataattagtaggagttgactcgtttatagtaacataatcctcttgctgcagccaggtttctgtaaggcaaaataaatcaatgtgaTTGTCAGAAATCAgatcactaactagcaatgtctttgaagagagagatcttatgttcagtaggccacatttaattgttttatttttcttttcggtctgagttatgtttattttaatgagattttcctgatttcctccttttagattattttttaacctattcaattttggccgtgggcaagacattgtcttaatagggtaatgggtgggtagcagtacagaagctgcagagaggagtattaaactacaaccctgcttcctggtctgaaccctgggttgtcagagttttggagaactaataaattcggccacattcctagaaagaagagctgctccatccaaagtgggatggatgccgtctctccggatcagacgccagttatcaatgtagcccacattgttttctggacaccacctagacagccagcggttgaatgacagcatgcggctaaacatgtcgtcactggtcagatcgtgGAGGGGACCAGATAAAATTACGGAGTCAGACAGTGTTTTGGCAAAAATACTGTCAGACTGTCACTTCTTTAAAGTCTACATTAATGATTCAACAGAGCTGAGTAATGATTGTGGAACAGGATGTAGGATATAGCTGTTGGTGTCTTTTTTACCAACTTGATGCATGCAGattatctatttatatatatatattgtcctCATAGCACTGGCCTTTGACAGTTACTGAGCATCTTCTCTTAATAAGACTTTTATTGAGACATTAATTAAAATGCAGAGTGATATTTTGATTAGAAGTAATCAAAAGGACTTCCTGACTTTTCTCTATATAGGCTACTATATGTATTGCTTGTTTGTGCCAGTGAAGATTGTACTTTTTAATGCACATACCTCTTGTTACCTCAGTGTACACTGCTCGTTTGTTGAGGTGCTTCATTAAAAGCAGTGAGATTAAATTAATTGTACTCATTGTAAGATGCTAAGATGGAGCAGTGCAGACCAAATGTTTTTAGTGTTTCCATACCCATCTGTAGATGTATGTGCAAGTTAATGGATTCTCCAAACGACACAATTTAAAAGTTCCCAGGtgaggttttattttaaaaggtggaAGCAGTGGCATGTTAGCCTGTGTGTAAATTTGTGGtcattatgattttttttctctcttatttttttccctgtGGACCTTCATGACCAGGGAGTTAAACGGTTAATGAAGTAAGCAAActaaatttatgttttattcataaCTGAATATGACAAACGCCcttgaaataaatattaacatCTCTTACACCAACCTAGATAACCCAGTTAGACGTTTTGTGACGAAAACATTACATTTGACCCCGTACCCTCTTTTAGCAACATATGatgcttgttttgtttaaaacgaAATACCGCAACAAGTTGAAATAGCCACATACGGGAAAAGAATGCGCATTAAACTCCTCCCGGTCGGGCTGCCTTGGTGTATAAATCGAGCACAcacccgttttttttttttttactgaaaaaccGCGAGATCACCTGACTTTACTGCCCGTACTTCCTCAAAGCGTAAACATTATTGTTCGCAAGAGAGCACAAAGTTGTACAGCAGGTAAAAAGGAAATGTTGCATGTTTTATGACACCATACAATGTTTAACCTTGAAGACAGAGACGCTGCTCCTCCTTGACATGAAAACAACACTGAAGCGTTGAGGTAGCGATTTGATTACTGCAAGCTGTCATTTCTGTAGTCCCTCAAAGTGAAGTGATACAGCAGCTAAatgctgtgtttgtttgtttctttgaacAATTGTCAGGTTGGTGTTGCTGTATGGGAATGGGTGCTTTCCCTCGTTGGTCTAAATGGAGAATAAAGGGAGCGACGAGGtggaaaaactgaagaaaagcgTCTTGTCAGTGTGGCACAATTTGAAGTACAGTAAGTAATTGTTCTGCTGGCTCACAAGACTTTCATGCAACTTCGCAGTGCTGCTGCAAATGATTACAAAATAACGTTTCCCCAGTAAGTTACTGAATCGCCAGCTTACCAAAAATTTTATATGACCCCTGAAATATTCCAAGCAGCAGTTTATAAATACACTGATAGATGCACTAATTGCAGTTTTTGTGTAGCCGATTTTCATTCATGATTTTAAACCAGCTCTGACCTACCGTTGAGATTTCTCACTAAGATCTCaaatatttctgaataaatTAAAACGTACTGTATGCTTAGAAATAGGTATGTtagcaaacttttttttataggaggtgtttaaaacaaatgatttcATCTGAGAgagcttaataaaaaaaaaaaagttaaattatgcCAAGATAATTTAGCTAGATAGAGATGCACACACCAATAATTGGCCAGAGTGGAATCAGTCAAATTTTCCTTGAAGTTTTGTGGGTTCAGATTGGTGATTAGCAAATAAAAATTGTTATTGCCTAGAAAAAGGTGGATCAGTGCTTGTCTATGGTAAGGTTAAAAAACCCATTAATCTATAGTGTTCTAAAGTTATGAAAAGCTAATTTTGTAGAGGCTAAAAAAGTTGTTCTAAAGTGTAAAATCAGCTAAATTGTGTTATGAGATGAACAAAAACTCTAAATTGCACCAGGGTCCAACATATTTGGGAGTAAAAAAATATAGGTTTATGCTCAGATTTGTTAGTTTTTAAATGAGgcatttcaaattacacaaccTTTTGCTGCATTAAagttgtaaatttgttttgaagTATGTTTCTACgaactttgcacatttagagagGTGTTTGGTCTAAACCTATTTGGGAAAGAGCTCAaggtcagtcagattggatggaaatgGTCCCTGAACTTGAATTTTCAAATATTGCCAtaaattctcaattggatttaggtctggactttaactaggccctTTTTAATACAAGACTATCCCTtccaaaccattccattttagccacgttctctaacaaacctcagaaGGCTTCACAGAACGGCTGCAtttatactaaaataaattacaaactgGTAGACTCTAAATGACTTAGAAGCCAGATTAAAGGGAACTGAATACATattcatgccacacttttcacattttcactcAGAAGATTTTTTGCAAAACATGTActtcccccacccccccccccaccccacacccATTTTGATACTGGTGAGTCATGCAGCTGTAAGTGTAAATGAACCACCAGTTATGGTGTgctcagagaaaaaaacagatttttttgtgtttcttcattcTGTCTCAGGTCAAGTTATTCAGCCTAAAAACTGTCATGAGCTGAGTTTTCGTTGCAGTTTCACTGTGACTGGAAGAAGCTTCACCAAAAAGACAGATAAATATAACCAGCCTGCTGCTGTTGAGTCAATGCTGGAAATAGTTATTTTTGTCCTACTGTTAAGATTGTTTGCCGAGAATAATTGTAACTTTTCTTGCTGCAATCCTGTTCAGTTGAATTAAACTCAAAATGCAGTTCTTACAGAGCTTTTCAGTAAGATATAATAGCTTTGGTTGGCAGGTATCATGAGACTGGGCCACACAATGAGTGGCAGTTGTTATAAAGCTGGTTTGCCACTTAGATCAGTAaatatatttgtcttttttaaggtaatttagccataaatagataaattgtccatttattttatgtttaggtTGGGTTCTTAAATCCAAGACTTCATTCAGTAGAAACTCCCCAGTGTTTCTTCTTGGGAGGTGCTACCATTTTAAGGCAGAAGGTAAGCTGCACAAGATCATAAATTTAATATCAATATTTATGTATTCATGACCTACATTCTCACACATTGACTGCATTACCTATTTTCAGTTTACACATGAATTTAACCCctgaacagcttttttttttttaaactgaacttaAAATTTTCTCGAATCATCTGAAATATCCCCAGATGTCAACTGTCCTTCTGAAGACTGCCATGACGCTGCTGATGAGGACTTTATCATGGGGAATGTGGAGGCTTTCCGAAAGGATTTTGCATCCCGAGTGTGGCTGACGTACCGGGAAAATTTCGCTCCACTGCCAGGCAGCACTCTGACCTCGGACTGTGGCTGGGGATGCATGCTGAGGGCTGGACAGATGATGCTGGCTCAAGCTCTTGTTCTGCACTTCTTGGGCAGAGGTGAGCAGAGAAATGAGATTAAACAACACAGGCGCACAAAGGTTCTAAAATGAGCAATGTAATTATTCCCTCATTCTGtgttaagattttatttttaagccacACATTTAGCTGTGTAAATTTAATTTTGATTAAtgaatttatttctgaaaacatgCTCATTAGATGAATGTGTGAAAGTGTAAATTTTTACAGTATCCTTTGTTTCAGTGTGTAAATAAAGTGGTATCATCACAAGTTGAATTtgtgacacaaaaacacaaataaggtAAAAATGGTGTTATTAAATCAAATACAGTTACAATATGCAACAACTGTATGTTATTCTATTATTGCCTATTATTTCTATATAGTTTCATCTGTCTCAATCAGAAACTGAAAGCTAGATTTATTCTGAAATAGATTTCACCCATTAAATGTCTTTCTTAGCCCTCAACCCTGTATTTCTATTGGGTAGGCTGTCCGATGGTTTCTGTAGGTTATGGGTTGAGGAGAATGGCATTCCCAAAATGTAACTTATTTTTAATTGAAGCATAAGCAATTTAATGCCCAACAAGAagtgttaaaaatatattttgttaatTATTGTTAATTAGCACAcccacaatttttttatttttaatattttgaaactTCTAGCGTTTCAATTCTTTtctaaaagtaaagaaatgatggaacaaaaacacagtaTCTCTTTATAAAATGTGTAAggacaaaacaaagaaacaactcTTCTTGAATGTGTtctaatgaaactgaaaaatgaatgtacattttatgttagacttatatatatttcagtttaaaatgacagatttctactgtttttgctttgtgtcatgtctaaatgttttttttttaacttcataCAAATTGTAATATCAAACAAAGAAGGAGAATGGATGCAAAACGCAGTTTTGGAATAATGTCATTTCTTAAGCTTAAATGGTTATCCAAACCCACCTGGCCTCTTGTGAAAGGTTAATTGCTTGTTTAAACTACTGAGCGGCCTACtgttttggcccactcttctttccaGAATTGTTTCAGTTCTGTCACATTGGGGAGTTTTCAAGCATGAATGGTTTGTTTTAGGTCATGTCACAGGATCTTGGATAGTCAGGACTTGAACGAAACCATTCAAAAATCTTAATTTATTATAATTGTTTTCAACTATTAAGAGGAGGAATTGCCAGTGTGCTATGGATGTCCTGCAGCATAACCCAAATGTGTTTTAGCCAAATTTCAAGAACTGACGGCTCGACATTTTTCTTCAGGAAAATCTGGTAGAGAACAGACTTGATGGTTCCGTCTATTACAGGAAGTCGTTTAGGTTCTGAAGcggcaaagcagccccagaccatcacactttCACCACCGTATTTGACTGtttgtatgatgttcttttttctgaaatgctgggTTAGTTTTACTCCGGATGTAACTTGACGTACACCTTCCTAAAAGTTTCACTTATGTCTCATCgctccacagaatattttcttaaaagtCTTGTGGGTAGTCGAGAAGTTTATTGTTTGCGATAGATCTTTGTGTTCCTTTTGGTCATTGGTGTTTTGGTAATCATTGGTGTCATTGGTAAAATTATGTTGGATCACCAACACTGACTCTGAATGAGGCAAGTGAGGTTAGTTTTGCCttagatgttctgttttttttttttttgacctcCTGGATAAGTTGTTGATGCATTCTTGGAGTAAATTATGATAAGTTGGTCACTTCTGGGAAGGTTataactgttgaaatgtttttcGATTTATAGGAtaatgtctctcactgtggtacGCTGGTAcagtcccaaagccttaaaaatgGCATTGTGACCCTTTCAAGACTGATGGATGTTAATAatgttgtttttcatgtttgttaATTAGTTTTATTGGGGTATGACGCATTGCTatctgagatcttttagcctactttgttctcagacaggttctatataaGTTATTTGTTGATTTTTAGAGGTTCCTTCTAcagtagggctgcacaatatatcagaAATATATCACCACAGTGTGCGCAATATTCATATAGCAAAGGGTTGTTTTGAGTGCATTAATTGTTGGCTAattccaagtgttatgaacTTGGGTTTTACATGccaatgtaatatttagccagttggacagagtctcgtggcagcagatgctcacaccagacataatgctaaaggtcacagagtgatggaagcggagatgaaaaagagaagaaggaaaaaaataggCATATATTGCAACagatatcatcatcatcacaatatTTACCAACATTATCGCCATCGCTAGGTTTTCTAGTATCTTGCAGGATTGATAATTGTTTAGATGAAACTTGCATGCATATTAAGTCATGTATGTGATGATGTATCAGCTTAGTTGATGGAAAAACATTATAACTAGGGCATTGCTTAGATCTTCTACCTTTCTTTGCCTTACAAAGGCGCAACGCTTTAGGTGTCTGTATAATGCCAGGAGTCTCTGAGTAATGAAGTAATTCggaaaacttttttattttcttctcaaaTCTGTCACTAGTGAAATATTTCCCTATAAAGAGATGAAAGTCCACTTTAGGATTTTTATGGATCAATTTCAAATTTGATTCCCTTTGAATCAAGGTCATTTTGTTACTGCTTCGGACTTAATTCTGGGTTATTTTATTGCTTGGGCTACTCCCATTCACTCTGCCTTCAGCTCCCAGCCTGTTTGTAAGGCTAAGGCActgttaaaatgaaatattgGGTTCTCAAACTTATAATTGAACCAAGTTATGACTAATCTGTTTCTGAAATGAACAGAATTCAGGCTTTTTAAGCCAAGGTGCCTTATTTTTAGGACCTGCAggagtttatatttttaatgctcTAAAATTAGAGGTTGGAGATATAGTATGATCAGGTTTTATTAGGGCCTGGCcaaaaatgaatgtttgttcCTTTGCATTGACAACAGCTTATATGGGCATAAGGTTTATTGTCCATTTTGCCCAATAAAATAAGTTTAGTTGTACTATAAATGTCCTCTTATATTCTGTTAATAAAAGGAACATTTGGGAGCTACTTGCATAGGGAAATGCAATGTATGCATCAACAGCTGTGGCTCAGGGTTATCCATTATTTAAGCAGTTTTCTCAGATCAGAGCATTTTGAATCACTTTGCCCCAGATTGATTTGACTATacaaaaaattgaaaatcagttttattatatttttatatagcCCCAGTTCACCACATATTGTCTCTATTATAAAGAATACACCTACAGTTTATACTGCATGTATGACGGTTATTTGAACTGACTAGATGTAAACGTTTAACTAACAAAACACACTTTATTTGCATTGTAAACGACCGTAGATGTTTAatagaaaaaggaggagtttgagtcatttttatttcatataatGGAAtggaattgtttttaaattcctAAAGTTATAATTTCAATTCAGTAACTGACTACCTTTTAGAGTAATCTGACCAAACCATATTCATTTTTATGCAGACTGGACCTGGTCAGAGGCGCTCTCGCTCCAGCCCTTAGATGCAGAGACACGGACCACCACAGCAGCTAAGCGGCTTGTCGCCTCTCTGGAGGCTTCTCTGCAGGGCACCCCAAGGACTTCTGAAAGTGAACCGTGTCTCGCACCTCAAGCCCAGGCATCGGCATCAGCAGAGGAAGCAGATGCACATTTAAAGGAGATGTACCACCGAAATCTGGTGTCCTGGTTTGGGGACGTCTCCTTGGCTCCACTGGGCCTGCACGGACTTGTCCGTATAGGACTGAGGATGGGAAAACAGGCGGGGGACTGGTACGGTCCAGCTGTGGTAGCGCACATCTTGAAGTAAGTTCGACGTTCAAGTATATAAAGTCATATTCAATCAATTATAACCATATTGAAAAGTCCATTTGACCAAATTCtctaaatgaaacacattatataaattaattacacacagacgcatgttttcaagcatttattacAGCTAATTTGACGATTTTCTCCCAACAGCtattgaaaacatgacatttaagataagattacatcagaccaataaaaataactttttttattcagaaatgtgggcttaattaaaagtatgtttaatacctgcttgaaggttattttcaaaagctacttttaatctgataaaCCTTATCAGTATGCATATTTTCTTTAAGTATTTCTGACTAGGCGTGTGTTGGTAATTTGTATCAAGCTTTCAAACAGTTACAATTTTCAAACTGATAAGACTCCATTATAACATTCATATGGTTTAAATTCCTATTATTAAAATGCCATTAGTTTGATTTGGGTGTAAGGAGATAATTTTGGTTGTGTGGGAAGGCAGGGTGAGGTGGGAATAAATGCCAAAGATACTTAATCTTCTTCAGCAGCAGGAAGTGattgaactgaaatatttaatagCAACCTGGTATTTCAAAAAAGCGTTAATATTTCTGATATACATTTATTGTTCAGGTAGAACAGTTGTATTAGTGatgttgcacatatattttttaatccaatataaataactttttaaaattactgTTTGACTTCTGGCACTGTTGTcatagttttttatttcataaaaaagtTGTGTGTAGTATGTGTATAATACACAATGCATATTATGTTTAGGgttttggttttaaaacttGATAAAGGAAATTCAAATCAAActtttttcagataaaaaaaaggaacctgtttttctgtttattgcaAAATGTAACCTTAATTCCATTCAGGCCTAGAATAAAAATGTTCCCTTGGTATAATGTGTAAATTCTCTCTAAAGATGTAAGAAGCCATAAAAACAACGCCTTATGACTTCCTTGTTTAGTCTGCTACATATACAGCAAATTTAATCAACTGAACTTTGTAAGATTAACTCgactaaaactaaaatgactACAAATGACTAAATTATGTCTAAAACTATATTATACTAATCAGAGGACTATGTCTACAACTACGTTAAAAGGTGCTGTGAATGTGAACCTTGTTATAGAGTAACATAGTGTTGCCCCTCCTTTATGTGTTGCTGTGAACTGCCAGGCAGCTGGCAGAAATAATACTACTGcagttttcacttttgtttagAAATACTTCCAATTATAATAAACACTAAAAGATATGGCATGAAACCAAATAAAGGCCCTATCCATCTCTTTTATCAAggtaataatgttttaaaactacagttggcaaGCTAGGAGTGGCATATCTGTTAAGCAGCTGACTACTGGCTACCCGAGCAGACAGCCCCACACATAAGTTATAAAgaacagaacaacaaaaagGTACAATATTCTGTGTAATAAGCACTTAAAACTACTGATAATAAATATTagataatatttttatatctgcAATATTAATactaaatgttattttagtaGTTACAATAATCGTtgctttttaactttaaattaaagaagatatttttgtttcaaaatgcCATGATATAGCTAATAATCACATTCTGGCCTATGCCTAGTAGCTACACTTGTTTTGGGCTTTAAATCTTATATTTTAAAGATTATATATTTATCCAGTTTCTGCCTTTTAGTAATGAATTAATTATTCATTACTGCTCTTTCCTGGTTTAAGTAGAATTTTATGTTTGGTGAATAAAACATATGTCAACTGATTTATGCAGAAAGTCCTGCATTAACCCAGTTTTCTCTATGGGTTCTTTTTAGCCATTAACAGATTTACTGATTAGGTTTTTGATCAGTTACATTAAGTGGGTATACCATTCATGAGAAAAtgtgacatttgcataaaatatCAAGATCAGGATCCCCCCAAGGCATCTGATCGGGATGCCTTCCGGTTTTCCAGGCATGTTCCCCTGGGAGCAGACCCCAGGGAAGACCCAGAACTTGCTGGagggactacaggtccttctcaaaatattagcatattgtgataaagttcattattttccataatgtcatgatgaaaatttaacattcatatattttagattcattgcacactaactgaaatatttcaggtcttttattgtcttaatacggatgattttggcatacagctcatgaaaacccaaaattcctatctcacaaaattagcatattattaaaagggtctctaaacgagctatgaacctaatcatctgaatcaacgagttaactctaaacacctgcaaaagattcctgaggcctttaaaactcccagcctggttcatcactcaaaaccccaatcatgggtaagactaccgacctgactgctgtccagaaggccactattgacaccttcaagcaagagggtaagacacagaaagaaatttctgaacgaataggctgttcccagagtgctgtatcaaggcacctcagtgggaagtctgtgggaaggaaaaagtgtggcagaaaacgct includes the following:
- the atg4c gene encoding cysteine protease ATG4C, which produces MENKGSDEVEKLKKSVLSVWHNLKYSWVLKSKTSFSRNSPVFLLGRCYHFKAEDVNCPSEDCHDAADEDFIMGNVEAFRKDFASRVWLTYRENFAPLPGSTLTSDCGWGCMLRAGQMMLAQALVLHFLGRDWTWSEALSLQPLDAETRTTTAAKRLVASLEASLQGTPRTSESEPCLAPQAQASASAEEADAHLKEMYHRNLVSWFGDVSLAPLGLHGLVRIGLRMGKQAGDWYGPAVVAHILKKAVKEATDPSLAGITAYVSQDCTVYSVDVMDCHKAPRAGESSEERPPVAQNSQPSSAPTLPENRAVIILIPVRLGGERTNPEYFEFAKSILSLEYCIGIIGGKPKQACYFVGFQDDNLIYMDPHYCQSFVNISTSDFPLQSYHCPSPKKMPFSKMDPSCTIGFYSKSVEDYEKIKEELSKLLQPSPKEKYPAFTFVQGRSADYDLSAGLNAEKREWPFIRDARRCVTTAGDFVLL